Proteins from a genomic interval of Caldicellulosiruptor diazotrophicus:
- the purF gene encoding amidophosphoribosyltransferase: MCFKEVEESFKDHCGIFGIYSSDGKLDVAKITYFGLYALQHRGQESSGIAVNDSGNIIYHKDSGLVNEVFNEVVLNHLKGYSAIGHVRYSTTGKSDRENAQPLVIKYRKGHMALAHNGNLVNAHIIREKLEQEGAIFQTTIDSEVIASLISRNRIKSENIEEAILKTMDEIKGAYSLLILTPNKLIAVRDPYGLRPLVMGRINNSICFASETCALDTIGAEYIRDVEPGEIISVSRNGIKSKKYKNCTKHLCVFEFIYFARADSYLEGISVYEIRKRLGRQLCKESYVDCDIVIGVPDSGTTAAIGFAEEAGIPFSEGFIKNRYIGRTFIKPEQSQREIAVKIKLNVLKNNVAGKRVVLIDDSIVRGTTSRKIIKMLRDAGATEVHLRISSPPVVFPCYYGIDTPDRKELIAANYLTEEIARILGADSLEYLSLNGLNEVFEGKINQFCTACFNGEYVTEIPENFNKYILEEGV, translated from the coding sequence ATGTGCTTTAAAGAGGTAGAAGAGAGTTTTAAAGACCATTGCGGAATATTTGGCATATATTCTTCAGATGGTAAACTTGATGTTGCAAAGATTACTTATTTTGGACTTTATGCGCTTCAACACAGAGGCCAGGAAAGCAGTGGTATTGCAGTAAATGATTCAGGGAATATTATTTATCACAAGGATAGTGGTCTTGTCAATGAAGTATTCAATGAGGTTGTGCTAAATCATCTCAAAGGATATTCTGCAATTGGTCATGTGAGGTATTCAACAACAGGCAAAAGTGACAGGGAAAACGCTCAGCCACTTGTTATAAAATACAGAAAAGGTCATATGGCTCTTGCCCATAATGGCAATCTTGTTAATGCGCATATAATTAGAGAGAAACTTGAGCAGGAAGGTGCAATCTTTCAGACAACTATTGATTCTGAAGTTATTGCAAGTTTGATTTCACGTAACAGAATAAAATCCGAAAATATCGAAGAAGCTATTTTAAAAACTATGGATGAAATTAAAGGGGCATATTCTCTTCTGATTTTAACACCAAATAAACTTATTGCAGTAAGAGATCCTTATGGTCTAAGGCCACTTGTAATGGGGAGGATAAACAATAGTATTTGTTTTGCTTCAGAAACATGTGCTCTGGACACTATTGGAGCGGAATATATTCGAGATGTCGAACCAGGAGAGATAATTTCGGTAAGTAGAAATGGTATTAAGAGCAAAAAATATAAAAATTGCACTAAACACTTATGCGTGTTTGAATTTATCTATTTTGCAAGAGCTGACTCATATTTGGAAGGAATTAGCGTGTATGAAATAAGAAAGAGACTTGGGAGACAACTTTGTAAAGAGTCTTATGTGGACTGTGATATTGTGATTGGTGTGCCAGATTCTGGGACAACTGCTGCTATTGGCTTTGCTGAAGAAGCTGGTATTCCATTTTCTGAAGGGTTTATAAAAAATAGATATATAGGAAGAACGTTCATAAAACCTGAGCAGTCACAGAGAGAAATAGCTGTGAAAATAAAGCTCAATGTTTTAAAAAACAATGTGGCAGGTAAAAGAGTTGTTTTAATTGATGATTCTATCGTAAGGGGAACAACCTCGCGAAAAATTATAAAAATGCTGCGAGATGCAGGGGCAACAGAGGTTCATCTGAGAATAAGTTCTCCTCCAGTTGTTTTCCCTTGTTACTACGGTATAGATACACCTGACAGGAAAGAGTTGATAGCAGCAAATTATTTAACTGAAGAAATTGCAAGGATTTTGGGAGCAGATTCATTGGAGTACTTGAGTTTAAATGGTCTGAATGAGGTCTTTGAGGGTAAGATCAATCAGTTTTGTACAGCATGTTTTAACGGAGAGTATGTAACCGAGATACCAGAAAATTTTAATAAATATATTCTTGAAGAGGGTGTTTGA
- the purM gene encoding phosphoribosylformylglycinamidine cyclo-ligase: protein MTTYKDAGVNIEEGYRAVNLIKSLARETFDSNVITDIGSFGSMYLLNIGSSEYILVSGTDGVGTKLKIAFYLDKHDTVGIDCVAMCVNDILCHGARPLFFLDYIACGKLNSSKVANIVKGITDGCKMAGCSLVGGETAEMPGFYKDDEYDLAGFAVGIVEKQKAVYGKDVNQEDIIIGLASNGVHSNGYSLVRKVFGIDENPKVLEKIYEELGVSLGEELLKPTRIYVKPVLKVLENVNVKGIAHITGGGFFENIPRAFPKGYSAVIEKGSWEVPVIFKLIQECGKVEEREMFSTFNMGIGMVLIVSEENVDLTLKILEQEKVNAWVIGVIQKGEDGVVLK from the coding sequence ATGACCACTTATAAAGATGCGGGAGTGAACATTGAAGAAGGTTACAGAGCAGTGAATTTGATTAAAAGCTTAGCGAGAGAAACTTTTGATTCAAATGTTATCACTGACATAGGTAGTTTTGGGAGTATGTATCTTTTGAATATTGGAAGTTCTGAATATATTTTAGTTTCTGGCACAGATGGAGTTGGTACTAAACTGAAGATTGCATTTTATCTTGATAAGCACGACACTGTTGGAATAGATTGTGTTGCCATGTGTGTCAATGATATTCTATGCCATGGAGCAAGACCACTTTTCTTTTTAGACTATATTGCATGTGGCAAACTAAACAGTAGCAAGGTCGCAAATATTGTGAAAGGCATTACTGATGGTTGCAAAATGGCTGGATGCTCGCTTGTAGGTGGGGAGACTGCCGAGATGCCAGGTTTTTACAAAGACGATGAATACGATTTGGCAGGGTTTGCAGTTGGAATTGTAGAAAAGCAAAAAGCGGTGTATGGAAAAGATGTGAACCAAGAAGATATTATAATTGGACTTGCTTCAAATGGTGTTCACAGCAATGGTTACTCACTTGTGAGAAAGGTTTTTGGGATAGACGAAAATCCCAAAGTGCTTGAAAAGATATATGAAGAGCTTGGGGTGTCACTTGGAGAAGAACTCCTGAAACCTACAAGGATATATGTAAAACCTGTTTTGAAAGTGCTTGAAAATGTTAATGTTAAAGGAATAGCTCATATAACAGGTGGTGGATTTTTTGAAAATATACCTCGTGCTTTTCCAAAGGGTTATTCTGCTGTTATTGAAAAAGGCAGCTGGGAAGTGCCTGTTATATTTAAGTTGATTCAGGAATGTGGAAAAGTAGAAGAAAGAGAGATGTTTTCAACATTTAACATGGGAATAGGTATGGTTCTAATAGTTTCTGAAGAAAATGTGGATTTGACATTGAAGATTTTAGAACAAGAGAAAGTAAATGCATGGGTAATAGGCGTAATTCAAAAAGGTGAGGACGGAGTTGTTTTAAAATGA
- the purN gene encoding phosphoribosylglycinamide formyltransferase, translating into MKKLAVFVSGSGSNLQAIIDQIKIGEIPATISCVISNKKDAYALERARKNGIQAIYISRRDFPSSLEYEKYLVNFLKSQKIDYIVLAGFLYIFSEYFVEEFRNKIINIHPSLLPAFGGKGMYGINVHKSVLEYGMKVTGATVHFVDVVPDGGPIILQKAIYVREDDTPETLQKRVLEEIEWKIYPLAIKLLCEDKIEVVGRKVIIKDKEILKKVGIEI; encoded by the coding sequence ATGAAAAAATTGGCTGTATTTGTTTCAGGTTCTGGATCTAATCTTCAGGCTATCATCGATCAGATAAAAATTGGAGAGATACCAGCTACTATCTCGTGTGTCATATCCAACAAAAAAGATGCATATGCGCTTGAAAGGGCAAGAAAAAACGGTATTCAAGCAATTTATATATCCAGGAGAGATTTTCCCTCTTCTTTGGAGTATGAAAAATATTTAGTAAACTTTCTTAAAAGTCAAAAAATTGATTACATCGTTTTAGCAGGTTTCCTTTATATATTTTCAGAGTATTTTGTAGAAGAATTTAGAAACAAAATTATAAACATTCATCCATCTTTGCTCCCGGCATTTGGAGGAAAAGGTATGTATGGAATAAACGTACACAAAAGTGTGTTAGAGTATGGAATGAAGGTAACAGGTGCAACAGTACACTTTGTTGATGTAGTGCCTGACGGTGGCCCAATAATCTTGCAAAAGGCTATATATGTAAGGGAAGATGATACTCCAGAGACTCTTCAAAAGAGGGTACTTGAAGAGATTGAATGGAAGATATATCCTTTAGCTATAAAGCTTCTTTGTGAGGATAAGATAGAAGTTGTAGGCAGAAAAGTTATCATAAAGGATAAAGAAATCTTAAAAAAGGTGGGAATTGAAATATGA
- the purH gene encoding bifunctional phosphoribosylaminoimidazolecarboxamide formyltransferase/IMP cyclohydrolase, whose product MNKRAIISVYNKNGIVEFAKKLKEFGYDIISTGGTMKYLTENGIEVINISEVTRFPEILDGRVKTLHPNIHAGILAIKDNREHLETLKALDILSIDMVVVNLYPFKETIFKEDVTLDDVIENIDIGGPTMIRAAAKNFKYTTVIVDPEDYDTVAMEIEKNGEVSFETRFYLATKVFEYTSYYDSMIFNYFKYVRNDQSFSKHFTVPLELLQNLRYGENPHQKACFYKISLPFIETSNIVNCTQLHGKELSYNNILDSDSAIELLKEFDEPTCVAIKHNNPCAVASAENIYEAYKKVYESDPVSIFGGIVAFNRKVDKDTADQLKKIFLEIVIAPEFDEDALSILCSKKDLRILKLASLEKTNAFYDIKSVNGGVLVQEKDKMLFKDGFQVVTEREPSEKELEDLIFAWKVVKHVKSNAIVVAKDKMTIGIGMGQTNRIWAVEHAISRSRFDLKEAVLASDAFFPFSDSVETAGKAGISAIIQPGGSIRDNDSIEMANKFNIAMIFTEMRHFRH is encoded by the coding sequence ATGAATAAGAGGGCAATTATAAGTGTTTACAATAAAAACGGGATAGTGGAATTTGCTAAAAAGCTTAAAGAATTTGGATATGACATTATCTCAACAGGCGGTACTATGAAGTATTTGACCGAAAATGGGATTGAGGTTATAAACATCTCTGAAGTGACCCGTTTTCCTGAAATTTTGGATGGTAGAGTAAAAACTCTTCATCCGAATATTCACGCAGGGATTCTTGCGATAAAGGATAATAGAGAACACTTGGAAACTTTAAAGGCGTTGGATATTCTATCAATCGACATGGTTGTGGTTAACCTTTATCCATTTAAAGAGACTATTTTCAAAGAAGATGTTACACTTGATGATGTTATAGAAAATATAGATATAGGTGGACCTACCATGATTCGAGCTGCTGCAAAAAATTTTAAATATACAACAGTAATTGTTGACCCTGAAGATTACGATACAGTAGCAATGGAAATAGAAAAAAATGGAGAGGTTTCTTTTGAGACGAGATTTTATCTTGCCACAAAAGTTTTTGAATACACTTCATATTATGATTCAATGATTTTTAACTATTTCAAATATGTACGAAATGACCAGTCGTTTTCGAAGCACTTTACGGTACCACTTGAACTTTTGCAGAACTTAAGATATGGTGAGAATCCACACCAAAAGGCATGTTTTTATAAGATATCGTTACCATTCATCGAAACCTCTAATATTGTAAATTGTACTCAGCTTCATGGCAAAGAACTTTCATATAACAATATACTTGACAGTGACAGTGCTATAGAACTTTTGAAGGAATTTGATGAACCTACATGTGTTGCTATAAAGCACAACAACCCATGTGCGGTAGCATCGGCGGAAAATATCTATGAAGCTTACAAAAAGGTATATGAAAGCGATCCAGTATCAATATTTGGCGGCATTGTTGCTTTCAACAGAAAAGTTGACAAGGATACAGCAGACCAGCTCAAAAAGATTTTTCTTGAAATTGTGATTGCTCCGGAATTTGACGAGGATGCTCTTTCTATCCTGTGCTCCAAAAAAGATTTGAGAATTTTAAAATTAGCATCTTTAGAAAAAACTAATGCTTTCTACGATATAAAATCTGTAAATGGTGGCGTTTTAGTGCAAGAAAAGGATAAAATGCTTTTCAAAGACGGATTTCAGGTTGTTACAGAAAGAGAGCCTTCAGAAAAGGAACTGGAAGATTTAATCTTTGCCTGGAAGGTTGTAAAACATGTAAAATCAAATGCTATAGTAGTAGCAAAAGATAAAATGACCATAGGCATTGGAATGGGCCAGACGAATAGAATATGGGCGGTGGAACATGCAATTTCAAGGTCACGATTTGATTTAAAAGAAGCGGTGCTTGCATCCGATGCATTTTTCCCGTTTTCAGATAGTGTTGAAACTGCAGGCAAAGCAGGAATTAGTGCTATTATCCAGCCAGGTGGTTCTATACGAGACAATGATTCTATTGAGATGGCAAATAAGTTTAATATAGCCATGATATTCACAGAAATGAGACATTTTAGACATTAA